The sequence TCTTGTCACGCAGTTCACGACCAACCGGTCCGAAGATACGGGTACCGCGGGGGTCACCGTCGTTCTTCAGGATCACAGCTGCGTTCTCGTCAAACTTGATGTAGGAACCATCCGCACGGCGGCGTTCCTTCTTGGTACGGACGATGACGGCCTTGACCACATCGCCCTTCTTTACGTTGCCGCCCGGGATTGCATCCTTGACGGTGGCGACGATGACGTCACCGATGCCTGCGTAGCGACGGCCGGATCCACCGAGAACGCGAATGGTAAGGATTTCCTTAGCACCCGTGTTGTCGGCGACCTTGAGTCGCGACTCCTGCTGAATCACTATTTACTCCTTGCGTCGCGCCGGTTCTCAGGCCGTGGTCTTGCTACGGAATGAGCCTTGCGGAACGGTTGATCGGGGTGTCTCTTGACCTGCCTGGATTTTGCCAGACCAGGCCTAAACGCCCGTGCCAGGAGCAGTTGCTCCCACCCGGTCCGGGAACGGATCCCGGGCGCACAGGGGCACTATGCTGTGGCACGCTTGTTTACGAGGTTGATGATGGCGCACGAAAGGCGCCATACAAACTCAATATCCTAGCACGTTTTCCGCCGGTCCCCATATCACCACCGTCGCCTGCCCCGCAAGACGGACGACGGCGCCGCGCGGGGCAGCCTTCCGGCCCACCCAGGTGCCACTCCCCCGCCAACCCAGGCGCCGGCGTCGTCCGGCAGTCCACTTACGCCCCATCACTACCTGCAGGAGATCCTCCAACGCGCCATCACCTCCCGCTGGTACGTTTCGGCAAGTGATGTGGCGTTTCCGAAAAGCGTGCAGGAACTGATGGGGCGTTTCGGGAAAAGGTGCAGGAAGCGATGGGGCGTCTGTGTGGGGCGGACGGCCACGCCCGCTGCCCGTTAAACGAGGATGCCCCCGCTCCCGGAAGGGAGCGGAGGCATCCAGCAAAGCAGCGGGTGCTACTTGGCCTTTTCGAGGATTTCCACGAGCCGCCAGTTCTTGGTGGCGGACAGCGGACGGGTCTCGGCGATGACTACGAGGTCGCCGATGCCGGCGGTGTTCTCTTCGTCGTGCGCCTTGACCTTGGAGGTGCGGCGGATGACCTTGCCGTACAGTGCGTGCTTCACGCGGTCTTCAACCTCGACAACGATGGTCTTTTCCATCTTGTCGGAGACCACGTAGCCGCGACGGGTCTTGCGGTAACCGCGCTCCCCAGCCTTGGCTGCGGTAGCAGTTTCGGTCACGTTCTGGTCCTTTTCACTCACTTGGCGTCCTCCTCGGTCTCAGCCTTTTCAGCCTTGTCGGCCTTCTTGGTTGAAGCCTTTTTGGACTTCTTTTCTTCCTTGGCTTCCACAACCGGTGCGGCAACCTCGGCACGAATGCCCAGTTCGCGTTCGCGGAGAACGGTGTAGATGCGTGCAATGTCCTTCTTTACTGCACGCAGGCGGCCGTGGTTTTCCAGCTGTCCGGTGGCGGACTGGAAACGCAGGTTGAACAGCTCTTCCTTGGCCTTGCGGAGTTCTTCAACGAGACGCTCGTTGTCGAAACCGTCCAGCTGTGCGGGAGCCAGATCCTTGGATCCTACTGCCATTTCTATTCACCACCCTCGCGACGCACAATGCGTGCCTTCAACGGCAGCTTGTGGATTGCCAGGCGCAGGGCCTCGCGAGCTACCTCTTCATTGACACCGGAGAGTTCGAAGAGAACCCGACCCGGCTTGACGTTGGCGACCCACCATTCCGGTGAACCCTTACCGGAACCCATGCGGGTTTCGGCAGGCTTCTTGGTCAGCGGACGGTCCGGGTAGATGTTGATCCAGACCTTACCGCCACGCTTGATATGGCGGGTCATGGCGATACGAGCGGACTCGATCTGACGGTTGGTGACGTATGCCGGGCTCAGTGCCTGGATGCCGTACTCACCGAAGGAGACCTGGGTACCGCCCGTAGCAGCGCCGGAACGACCCGGGTGGTGCTGCTTACGGTGCTTTACTCGACGTGGGATAAGCATTTAAGCCTGTCCTCCTTCTGCAGCAGCGGGTGCTGCTTCAACTGCCGGTGCTTCGGCAGCAGGAGCTGCGTCAGCGGCCGGGCGGTCGTTACGACGGCGGCGGTCACCGCGGTCAGCGCCACCCGGACGGCCGGGACGGTCGCCACGGCTACCGCGGGACGGTGCAGCAGCGGCCTGTGCGGCCAGTTCCTTGGCGGTGACGTCACCCTTGTAGATCCAAACCTTCACACCGATGCGGCCGAAGGTGGTCTTGGCTTCGTAGAAGCCGTAGTCGATGTTCGCGCGGAGGGTGTGCAGGGGCACACGGCCTTCGCGGTAGAACTCCGAGCGGGACATTTCAGCGCCACCCAGGCGGCCCGAGCAGGCGATACGGATGCCCTTGGCACCTGCACGCTGTGCGGACTGCATGGCCTTCTTCATCGCACGGCGGAATGCCACGCGGGAAGTCAGCTGCTCTGCAACGCCCTGGGCCACGAGCTGGGCTTCCATTTCGGGGTTCTTGACCTCGAGGATGTTCAGCTGGACCTGCTTGCCGGTGAGCTTTTCGAGCTCGCCGCGGATGCGGTCTGCTTCTGCTCCACGGCGGCCGATGACGATACCCGGGCGGGCCGTGTGGATGTCCACGCGGACACGGTCACGGGTGCGCTCGATCTCGACCTTGGCGATGCCGGCGCGCTCCATGCCCGTGGACATGAGCTGGCGGATGCGGATGTCTTCGCGAACGAAGTCCTTGTACCGCTGTCCGGCCTTGGTGCTGTCAGCGAACCAGTGCGATACGTGATCGGTGGTGATGCCGAGTCGGAACCCGTGCGGGTTTACTTTCTGTCCCACTTAGCGAGCCTCCTCTTTCTCCGGGGTAGCGACTACCACGGTGATGTGGCTGGTGCGCTTCTTGATCTGAAATGCACGACCCTGGGCACGCGGCTGGAACCGCTTCATGGTCGGGCCTTCATCAACAAACGCTTCGCTGATGATGAGGTCGCCTTCGTCAAACGCCACGCCGTCGCGGTCTGCGAGGACCCGGGCGTTGGAGATTGCTGACTGAACTACCTTGAATACCGGCTCCGAAGCTGCCTGCGGGGCAAACTTCAGAATTGCCAGAGCCTCATTCGCTTGCAATCCACGAACAAGGTTGACGACGCGCCGGGCCTTCATAGGCGTTACGCGGATGTGGCGCGCAATTGCCTTGGCTTCCATTGCTTTCCTTCTCTCGTCTTTGACGTAAACGCAGGCGCCTAGCGGCGCTTGCCCTTACGGTCGTCCTTGACATGGCCGCGGAATGTCCGCGTGGGAGCGAATTCGCCGAGCTTGTGCCCGACCATCGACTCAGTGACAAACACCGGGATGTGCTTGCGTCCGTCGTGTACGGCGATCGTGTGTCCGAGCATGTCGGGGATGATCATCGAACGGCGGGACCAGGTCTTGATGACGTTCTTGGTGCCCTTTTCGTTTTCCCTGGCTACCTTCACAAAGAGGTGCTGGTCAACGAAAGGACCTTTTTTCAGGCTGCGTGGCATGTGTCCAGGCTCCTATCGCTTGTTCTTGCCAGTACGACGGCGACGCACAATAAGCTTGTCGCTCTCTTTGTTGGGGCGGCGGGTGCGGCCTTCCCGCTTACCGTTCGGGTTGACGGGGTTACGTCCACCGGACGTCTTACCCTCACCACCACCGTGCGGGTGGTCAACCGGGTTCATGGCGACACCACGGACGGTCGGGCGAACGCCCTTCCACCGCATACGGCCGGCCTTGCCCCAGTTGATGTTCGACTGCTCGGCGTTGCCAACCTCGCCGACAGTTGCGCGGCAGCGCACGTCAACGTTGCGGATTTCGCCGGAAGGCAGACGCAGCTGGGCGAAGCGGCCTTCCTTGGCAACAAGCTGGATGGATGCGCCGGCGGAGCGGCCCATCTTGGCGCCGCCACCCGGGCGCAGTTCAACTGCGTGGATGACAGTACCCACCGGGATGTTGAGCAGCGGCAGGTTGTTACCGGGCTTGATGTCAGCACCGGCACCTGCTTCAACAACGTCACCCTGGGCGAGCTTGTTGGGGGCGATGATGTAACGCTTGGTGCCATCAACGTAGTGCAGGAGGGCGATGCGGGCCGTGCGGTTCGGATCGTACTCGATTTCGGCAACGCGGGCGTTGACGCCGTCCTTGTCGTGGCGACGGAAGTCGATCAGACGGTACTGGCGCTTGTGTCCACCACCCTTGTGACGGGTGGTGATCTTGCCGGAGTTGTTACGGCCGCCCTTCTTGGGCAGCGGACGTACCAACGACTTTTCCGGCGTCGACCGCGTAATTTCGGTGAAGTCCGCTACGCTCGAGCCACGACGGCCCGGGGTAGTCGGCTTGTACTTACGGATTCCCATAATTTATTTCCTCGTTAAAGTGGTCTCCGCTACGCGAGCGGACCGCCGAAGATGTCGATGGTGCCTTCTTTGAGGGTGACAATCGCACGCTTGGTGTTCTTGCGGGTACCCCATCCGAATTTGGTGCGCTTGCGCTTACCGGCACGGTTGATGGTGTTGATCGATTCGACCTTGACGGAGAAGATCTTCTCCACGGCCAGCTTGATCTCGGTCTTGTTCGAACGGGGGTCCACCAGGAAGGTGTACTTGCCCTCGTCGATCAGGCCGTAGCTCTTTTCCGACACGACGGGTGCAAGCACGACGTCGCGGGGATCCTTGATGGTGGCTGCACTCACTTGGCATCCTCCTCGTTCTTAGCTGCCTTGGCGGCAACGAATGCGTCGTAGGCAGCCTTGGTGAAGACAACGTCATCGGAGACGAGGACGTCGTAGGTGTTCAGCTGGTCTGCGTACAGAACGTGAACGCCGGCGAGGTTGCGCACGGACAGTGCGGCAACGTCGTTATCGCGCTCGATGACGACCAGCAGGTTCTTGCGGTCGGAAACACCGCGGAGCGTTGCCAGGGCGGTCTTGGCGGACGGCTTGGTGCCTTCAACCAGTTCTGCGACAACGTGGATGCGACCGTTGCGGGCCCGGTCAGAGAGTGCGCCGCGCAGTGCAGCAGCAATCATCTTCTTGGGGGTGCGCTGGCTGTAGTCACGCGGGGTGGGACCGTGGACAATGCCACCGCCGGTCATGTGGGGAGCACGGATGGAACCCTGACGGGCGCGGCCGGTGCCCTTCTGCTTGAACGGCTTGCGTCCTGCACCGGAAACTTCAGCGCGGGTCTTGGTCTTGTGGGTTCCCTGGCGGGCAGCAGCGAGCTGGGCAACGACAACCTGGTGCAGCAGCGGCACGTTGGTCTGAACGTCGAAGATCTCTGCAGGCAGGTCAACCTGGACAGTGTTAGCCATTGAACTAGGCTCCCTTCACGGCGGTGCGTACGAAGACGACCTGGCCGCGGGCACCGGGAACGGCACCCTTGATCAGGAGCAGCGACTTCTCGACGTCGACCGCGTGAACGGTGAGGTTCAGCGTGGTGTGACGAACGGCGCCCATGCGGCCGGCCATTCTCATGCCCTTGAAGACGCGGCTCGGGGTGGATGCGCCACCGATTGAACCGGGCTTACGGTGGTTCTTGTGGGCACCGTGGGAAGCTCCAACGCCGTGGAAGCCGTGACGCTTCATAACACCGGCGAAGCCCTTACCCTTGGTGGTCCCGACGACGTCGATCTTCTGGCCGGCTTCGAAGAGCTCTACGGAGAGCTCCTGGCCCAGCTCGTACTCGGCAGCATCTGCGGTACGAAGTTCGACGACGTGGCGGCGAGGCGTGACGCCTGCCTTTTCAAAGTGACCAGCCAGCGGCTTGGTGACCTTGCGGGGATCGATCTGGCCGTAGCCGATCTGAACGGCGACGTAGCCATCAACTTCTGCGTTGCGCAGCTGGGTGATGACGTTCGAGTCTGCCTGGACCACAGTGACGGGGATGAGCTTGTTGTTCTCGTCCCAGACCTGGGTCATGCCGAGCTTCGTGCCCAGCAGGCCCTTTACGTTACGGGTTGCGGTCATAGTCTCTCAGCACCTCCCTACAGCTTGATTTCGATGTTCACGTCAGCCGGCAGGTCGAGACGCATGAGCGAGTCGACAGCCTTCGGCGTGGGATCGATGATGTCGATAAGACGCTTGTGCGTGCGCATTTCAAAGTGCTCGCGGCTGTCCTTGTACTTGTGCGGAGAGCGGATAACGCAGTAAACGTTCTTCTCCGTGGGCAGCGGCACGGGGCCAACTACCGTTGCGCCTGCGCGCGTGACCGTCTCAACGATCTTCCGTGCTGAAACGTCAATGACCTCGTGGTCGTATGACTTCAGCCGGATGCGGATTTTTTGTCCCGCCATGTCGCCTGACTCTCTTTCAGTCTGTGCTTCCCCGGATTAGGGCTGCCCTGTTCACTTACTCGTTGTATGGCTGCCGAAGCATTTGAGGTCGTAACCACCATCCGCCGCACAAACTGAATCCGGATAAATCCGGGTTCCTCACCTTGCCGGCGTAACCGACCCCCGCGGTCGGGCGTGTCGCGCTGGGCGCGCATATGAATCCGCAGTTCCTTGGGGGTGGGTTATGTTTGGTCTTCAGCTTGGACCCTGCACCCGGCATTATCCGGATCGGGACACGAAGAAGCGCTTGAACAACTCATCTAGTATGCCGGAAAAGCCCGGCAGATGCGAATTGGCCTTCCGTTCGCCCCCTGAGATCCCATTGCAGTGGCATGAAACCGGCTGGATGATAGGTGCATGACCCTGGAAGGCACTGAATCGGTGACGCAACTGGCCGGGCGCGTGCCGCCGTCGTTCACCCTTGGCGTCGCCGCCGCGGCGT comes from Pseudarthrobacter sp. NIBRBAC000502770 and encodes:
- the rplC gene encoding 50S ribosomal protein L3 produces the protein MTATRNVKGLLGTKLGMTQVWDENNKLIPVTVVQADSNVITQLRNAEVDGYVAVQIGYGQIDPRKVTKPLAGHFEKAGVTPRRHVVELRTADAAEYELGQELSVELFEAGQKIDVVGTTKGKGFAGVMKRHGFHGVGASHGAHKNHRKPGSIGGASTPSRVFKGMRMAGRMGAVRHTTLNLTVHAVDVEKSLLLIKGAVPGARGQVVFVRTAVKGA
- the rplD gene encoding 50S ribosomal protein L4, with translation MANTVQVDLPAEIFDVQTNVPLLHQVVVAQLAAARQGTHKTKTRAEVSGAGRKPFKQKGTGRARQGSIRAPHMTGGGIVHGPTPRDYSQRTPKKMIAAALRGALSDRARNGRIHVVAELVEGTKPSAKTALATLRGVSDRKNLLVVIERDNDVAALSVRNLAGVHVLYADQLNTYDVLVSDDVVFTKAAYDAFVAAKAAKNEEDAK
- the rplV gene encoding 50S ribosomal protein L22, translated to MEAKAIARHIRVTPMKARRVVNLVRGLQANEALAILKFAPQAASEPVFKVVQSAISNARVLADRDGVAFDEGDLIISEAFVDEGPTMKRFQPRAQGRAFQIKKRTSHITVVVATPEKEEAR
- the rpmC gene encoding 50S ribosomal protein L29, which gives rise to MAVGSKDLAPAQLDGFDNERLVEELRKAKEELFNLRFQSATGQLENHGRLRAVKKDIARIYTVLRERELGIRAEVAAPVVEAKEEKKSKKASTKKADKAEKAETEEDAK
- the rpsS gene encoding 30S ribosomal protein S19; the protein is MPRSLKKGPFVDQHLFVKVARENEKGTKNVIKTWSRRSMIIPDMLGHTIAVHDGRKHIPVFVTESMVGHKLGEFAPTRTFRGHVKDDRKGKRR
- the rpsC gene encoding 30S ribosomal protein S3, encoding MGQKVNPHGFRLGITTDHVSHWFADSTKAGQRYKDFVREDIRIRQLMSTGMERAGIAKVEIERTRDRVRVDIHTARPGIVIGRRGAEADRIRGELEKLTGKQVQLNILEVKNPEMEAQLVAQGVAEQLTSRVAFRRAMKKAMQSAQRAGAKGIRIACSGRLGGAEMSRSEFYREGRVPLHTLRANIDYGFYEAKTTFGRIGVKVWIYKGDVTAKELAAQAAAAPSRGSRGDRPGRPGGADRGDRRRRNDRPAADAAPAAEAPAVEAAPAAAEGGQA
- the rpsQ gene encoding 30S ribosomal protein S17; translated protein: MSEKDQNVTETATAAKAGERGYRKTRRGYVVSDKMEKTIVVEVEDRVKHALYGKVIRRTSKVKAHDEENTAGIGDLVVIAETRPLSATKNWRLVEILEKAK
- the rpsJ gene encoding 30S ribosomal protein S10 — encoded protein: MAGQKIRIRLKSYDHEVIDVSARKIVETVTRAGATVVGPVPLPTEKNVYCVIRSPHKYKDSREHFEMRTHKRLIDIIDPTPKAVDSLMRLDLPADVNIEIKL
- the rplW gene encoding 50S ribosomal protein L23, with the translated sequence MSAATIKDPRDVVLAPVVSEKSYGLIDEGKYTFLVDPRSNKTEIKLAVEKIFSVKVESINTINRAGKRKRTKFGWGTRKNTKRAIVTLKEGTIDIFGGPLA
- the rplB gene encoding 50S ribosomal protein L2 translates to MGIRKYKPTTPGRRGSSVADFTEITRSTPEKSLVRPLPKKGGRNNSGKITTRHKGGGHKRQYRLIDFRRHDKDGVNARVAEIEYDPNRTARIALLHYVDGTKRYIIAPNKLAQGDVVEAGAGADIKPGNNLPLLNIPVGTVIHAVELRPGGGAKMGRSAGASIQLVAKEGRFAQLRLPSGEIRNVDVRCRATVGEVGNAEQSNINWGKAGRMRWKGVRPTVRGVAMNPVDHPHGGGEGKTSGGRNPVNPNGKREGRTRRPNKESDKLIVRRRRTGKNKR
- the rplP gene encoding 50S ribosomal protein L16; the encoded protein is MLIPRRVKHRKQHHPGRSGAATGGTQVSFGEYGIQALSPAYVTNRQIESARIAMTRHIKRGGKVWINIYPDRPLTKKPAETRMGSGKGSPEWWVANVKPGRVLFELSGVNEEVAREALRLAIHKLPLKARIVRREGGE
- the rplN gene encoding 50S ribosomal protein L14 — encoded protein: MIQQESRLKVADNTGAKEILTIRVLGGSGRRYAGIGDVIVATVKDAIPGGNVKKGDVVKAVIVRTKKERRRADGSYIKFDENAAVILKNDGDPRGTRIFGPVGRELRDKKFMKIVSLAPEVL